A single genomic interval of Brevibacillus brevis harbors:
- the fsa gene encoding fructose-6-phosphate aldolase, whose amino-acid sequence MRFLIDTANVEEIREIHEWGVLAGVTTNPSLVAKEGRDFVETLKEILDIVDGPISAEVISTDAKGMIEEGEKLAALSKNIVIKLPMTAEGLKATKYFAKRKIRTNVTLVFSANQALLAARAGASFVSPFLGRLDDIGQDGMQLIEDIAEIFSVHGIDTEIIAASVRHPVHVTEAARRGSHFATIPAKVFKQLIAHPLTDSGLEKFLADWASMQK is encoded by the coding sequence ATGCGTTTTTTGATTGATACAGCAAACGTTGAAGAAATCCGCGAGATTCACGAATGGGGAGTTCTGGCAGGTGTAACGACAAATCCGTCCCTGGTTGCCAAAGAAGGACGCGATTTTGTAGAAACCCTGAAAGAAATTCTCGATATTGTTGACGGTCCGATCAGTGCCGAAGTCATCAGTACAGATGCAAAAGGCATGATTGAAGAGGGAGAGAAGCTCGCTGCTCTTTCGAAAAACATCGTCATCAAGCTGCCAATGACCGCAGAAGGTTTGAAGGCAACGAAGTATTTTGCTAAACGCAAAATCAGAACAAACGTAACACTGGTGTTCTCCGCGAACCAGGCACTTTTGGCTGCGCGCGCAGGTGCGAGCTTTGTGTCTCCGTTCTTGGGACGCCTGGATGATATTGGTCAAGATGGCATGCAATTGATCGAAGATATTGCAGAAATCTTTTCTGTTCATGGTATCGACACCGAGATCATTGCGGCATCTGTGCGCCACCCTGTTCACGTAACAGAGGCAGCTCGCCGTGGTTCTCACTTCGCTACCATTCCAGCGAAAGTATTCAAACAACTGATTGCCCATCCACTGACAGACAGTGGCTTGGAGAAATTCCTCGCTGACTGGGCAAGCATGCAAAAATAA
- a CDS encoding lipid II flippase Amj family protein produces MDALWLICLLTFIIHTTETLTYGIRFAGVQTGRIAVAMSLVGIVLLLSRTSNLIQGPFTGGLMDQAAIEHFDPSTQLHVIIAASSLGTLAAIVLFPTFVQLSKRMISHLEIAGSIPQMIRTAVTVETIRRVHHHVRIPSWQAISRFRIKGVPKRLLLLNALGTAIYTSSVLSVLYATLLAPDYKATVLMSSGLINGFATIFMTILVDPQIALLTEKAMQGKTTQQSIRDMYLWLMISRFIGTILAQFLLIPSAYWVAWLSPLFH; encoded by the coding sequence ATGGATGCTCTGTGGCTGATTTGCTTGTTAACATTTATTATCCATACAACAGAGACACTTACCTACGGAATCCGTTTTGCAGGGGTACAAACAGGCAGGATAGCTGTAGCGATGTCTCTGGTCGGGATCGTATTGCTCCTCTCCCGTACTTCCAACCTGATTCAAGGACCCTTTACCGGGGGATTGATGGATCAAGCTGCGATCGAGCACTTTGATCCTAGCACGCAATTGCACGTGATTATTGCAGCGTCCTCGCTCGGAACCTTGGCGGCTATCGTACTGTTCCCCACTTTTGTCCAACTATCGAAACGAATGATCTCGCACTTGGAGATAGCGGGCTCAATTCCGCAAATGATTCGCACGGCAGTTACTGTCGAAACCATCCGCCGTGTCCACCATCATGTCCGGATTCCTAGCTGGCAAGCCATCTCTCGGTTTCGAATCAAAGGCGTTCCCAAACGATTACTGTTACTTAATGCATTGGGGACAGCTATCTACACAAGCAGCGTACTGTCCGTGTTGTACGCGACATTGCTAGCCCCGGATTACAAAGCAACTGTTCTGATGTCTTCCGGATTAATCAACGGCTTTGCCACGATTTTCATGACGATTCTGGTAGACCCGCAAATTGCCCTTTTGACAGAAAAAGCAATGCAAGGGAAAACCACGCAGCAATCGATTCGCGACATGTACCTGTGGCTGATGATCTCACGTTTTATCGGAACGATTTTGGCTCAATTCCTGCTCATTCCGTCCGCCTACTGGGTAGCCTGGCTATCTCCCTTGTTCCATTGA
- the glpX gene encoding class II fructose-bisphosphatase: MERSLTLELVRVTEAAALASASWMGLGKKDEADDAATTAMRNEFMKVPMDGVVVIGEGEMDEAPMLYIGERLGQGVAPAVDVAVDPLEGTNILAKGTWGAISVIAIADRGNLLHAPDMYMEKMAVGPKAVGKVDINAPVRDNLKAVAQAQGKDISDLVAIVLDRDRHSRVIHEIREAGARIRLISDGDVAAAINTAFPDTGVDILFGSGGAPEGVLAAVALKCLGGEIQGKLLPQNEDEIKRCVKMGLTNPHQVLFMDDLVKGDDAIFAATGVTDGELLKGVRFQGTRATTNSVVMRAKTGTVRFIEGNHRLERKPSNGL; this comes from the coding sequence ATGGAACGCAGTTTAACACTTGAACTGGTACGTGTGACTGAAGCTGCTGCTTTGGCTTCTGCCAGTTGGATGGGTCTCGGAAAAAAAGATGAGGCTGACGATGCGGCAACGACCGCAATGCGCAATGAATTTATGAAAGTGCCGATGGATGGCGTGGTAGTAATTGGTGAGGGCGAAATGGACGAAGCACCAATGCTGTACATCGGTGAGCGTTTGGGCCAGGGAGTGGCTCCGGCAGTCGATGTGGCTGTTGACCCTTTGGAGGGAACCAATATCCTCGCAAAAGGTACATGGGGAGCGATTTCGGTCATTGCCATTGCAGACCGTGGAAATTTGTTGCATGCTCCTGACATGTATATGGAGAAAATGGCAGTAGGGCCTAAAGCAGTCGGCAAAGTCGATATCAACGCACCGGTTCGTGACAACCTGAAAGCGGTAGCGCAAGCACAGGGGAAAGATATCAGCGATTTGGTTGCTATTGTGCTTGACCGTGATCGTCACTCTAGGGTGATCCACGAAATTCGTGAGGCAGGTGCGCGTATTCGCCTCATCTCAGACGGAGACGTAGCTGCTGCGATCAATACTGCTTTCCCGGATACAGGTGTAGACATTTTGTTCGGTTCTGGAGGAGCTCCTGAAGGTGTTCTGGCAGCAGTTGCCTTGAAATGCCTCGGGGGAGAAATTCAGGGCAAGCTGTTACCACAAAATGAAGATGAGATTAAACGCTGTGTCAAAATGGGATTAACGAACCCTCATCAAGTACTGTTCATGGATGATTTGGTGAAAGGTGATGACGCCATTTTTGCAGCGACAGGTGTAACAGATGGCGAGTTGCTCAAAGGGGTTCGCTTCCAAGGAACTCGTGCGACGACTAATTCCGTTGTTATGCGTGCAAAAACCGGAACGGTACGTTTCATTGAAGGGAACCACCGCTTAGAACGCAAGCCGAGTAACGGTTTGTAA
- the rho gene encoding transcription termination factor Rho, producing the protein MLLSELEEKKLTDLYKLAKEYHIPYYSQLKKKELIFAILRARAERDGLMFMEGVLEILPEGYGFLRPINYLPSSEDIYISQSQIRRFDLRMGDVVSGKARPPKENERYFGLLQVEAVNGEDPETAAERLHFPALTPLYPQTKLVLETAPARVSTRLMDLLSPVGLGQRGLIVAPPKAGKTMLIKEIANSITESRPDIHLFVLLIDERPEEVTDMQRSVKGEVVASTFDELPENHIKVAELVLERAKRLVEHKKDVVILLDSITRLARAYNLVIPPSGRTLSGGIDPAAFHRPKRFFGSARNIEEGGSLTILATALVETGSRMDDVIYEEFKGTGNMELHLDRKLAERRIFPAIDIRRSGTRREELLLTKEELDKLWMIRKNMNETNEFVDSFIKKLADTKTNEEFLQTLESKQQSRGKAASTTVSS; encoded by the coding sequence ATGTTACTTTCTGAACTAGAAGAAAAGAAGTTGACCGACCTCTATAAGCTTGCCAAGGAATACCATATTCCGTACTACTCCCAGCTGAAGAAGAAGGAATTGATTTTCGCGATTCTTCGGGCACGAGCGGAGCGGGATGGTCTCATGTTTATGGAGGGGGTTCTCGAAATATTGCCGGAGGGATACGGTTTCCTTCGTCCCATTAACTATCTCCCCAGTTCGGAAGATATCTACATCTCCCAGTCGCAGATTCGCCGTTTTGATCTGCGGATGGGGGATGTGGTATCTGGAAAAGCAAGACCACCGAAGGAGAATGAACGTTATTTTGGACTCCTTCAAGTAGAGGCAGTGAACGGAGAAGACCCTGAGACAGCCGCAGAGCGTCTACATTTCCCCGCATTGACACCGTTGTATCCTCAAACCAAGCTTGTATTGGAGACAGCCCCTGCACGTGTTTCCACTCGCCTGATGGATCTTCTCTCTCCTGTTGGACTGGGTCAGCGTGGATTGATTGTGGCTCCGCCAAAAGCGGGGAAAACCATGCTGATCAAAGAGATTGCCAACAGCATTACCGAAAGCCGCCCGGATATCCACTTGTTTGTCTTGCTCATTGATGAGCGTCCGGAAGAGGTGACGGATATGCAACGATCTGTCAAAGGAGAGGTAGTTGCCTCGACTTTTGACGAGTTGCCTGAGAATCACATCAAAGTTGCTGAGCTTGTCTTGGAGCGTGCGAAGCGACTGGTTGAGCACAAAAAAGACGTGGTGATCCTGCTGGATTCCATTACACGTCTCGCTCGTGCCTACAACTTGGTTATTCCTCCAAGTGGTCGAACATTGTCCGGTGGTATTGATCCGGCAGCCTTCCATCGTCCGAAGCGCTTTTTTGGTTCAGCGCGGAACATTGAAGAAGGCGGCAGCTTGACCATTTTGGCTACGGCTTTGGTTGAGACCGGCTCTCGCATGGACGATGTGATCTATGAGGAGTTCAAAGGAACCGGAAACATGGAGCTTCATTTGGATCGCAAGCTGGCGGAGCGCAGAATTTTCCCGGCGATCGATATCCGCCGTTCGGGTACGCGCCGCGAAGAGCTTCTGCTCACCAAAGAAGAGCTGGATAAACTGTGGATGATCCGGAAGAACATGAATGAAACAAATGAGTTTGTCGACTCCTTTATTAAAAAGTTGGCAGATACAAAAACAAACGAAGAATTTTTGCAAACCCTTGAATCTAAGCAACAGAGCAGAGGGAAAGCAGCTAGCACGACGGTGAGTTCATGA
- a CDS encoding response regulator, translating into MFDKQDKKVLVVDDQYGIRILLYEVLGKEGYKTFQAANGKMALEIVEKESPDLVILDMKIPGMDGIEILKHIKKINQEIKVIMMTAYGELDMIKEATQLGALTHFTKPFDIDELRMAVHQQLAC; encoded by the coding sequence ATGTTCGACAAACAAGATAAAAAGGTACTGGTTGTGGATGACCAGTATGGGATTCGCATTTTACTGTATGAGGTGCTGGGAAAAGAAGGGTACAAGACCTTTCAGGCAGCAAACGGGAAAATGGCATTAGAGATTGTGGAAAAAGAATCGCCAGATTTGGTTATCCTCGACATGAAGATCCCTGGGATGGATGGTATTGAGATCTTGAAACACATCAAGAAGATCAATCAGGAAATCAAAGTCATCATGATGACAGCTTACGGAGAGCTGGACATGATCAAAGAAGCAACACAACTGGGAGCATTGACTCATTTTACAAAGCCATTTGATATCGATGAACTACGAATGGCGGTGCATCAGCAATTAGCTTGTTAG
- the fba gene encoding class II fructose-1,6-bisphosphate aldolase, translating to MPLVPMTAFTEDVKKHKYAVGQFNLNNLEFTQAITEAAMEEKSPVIFGVSEGALKYMGIDYTVAIAKVAAERAGVPVALHLDHGSNFDMVMKCIRAGFSSVMFDGSHHSFEDNLRLTKQVVEAAHAVGVSVEGELGTIGGVEDDLSVDEEDATLANPEEAIRFWEETKVDYVAIAVGTAHGMYKGVPKIRYDIIEKVASNIGAPIVLHGGSGVPDEAIIESIRLGVGKINVNTESQVACTETVRKVLAAKPNEIDPRKYLSPARDAIKEVVKGKMRLFGSSNRA from the coding sequence ATGCCACTGGTACCTATGACCGCTTTTACCGAAGACGTCAAAAAGCATAAATACGCCGTCGGACAATTTAACCTGAACAATCTGGAGTTTACTCAAGCGATTACGGAAGCTGCGATGGAAGAAAAATCGCCTGTGATCTTTGGTGTTTCTGAGGGTGCATTGAAATACATGGGGATCGATTATACAGTAGCGATTGCAAAAGTGGCTGCTGAACGCGCAGGAGTTCCTGTTGCTTTGCATCTTGACCATGGTAGCAATTTCGACATGGTAATGAAGTGCATTCGCGCTGGGTTCTCTTCTGTTATGTTCGATGGTTCCCATCATTCGTTTGAAGATAACCTTCGCCTGACCAAACAGGTTGTAGAGGCTGCTCACGCTGTTGGCGTATCGGTAGAAGGTGAACTCGGTACCATCGGCGGAGTGGAAGACGACTTGTCTGTTGACGAGGAAGATGCTACTCTGGCAAATCCTGAGGAAGCAATCCGCTTCTGGGAAGAAACAAAAGTAGACTACGTAGCGATTGCTGTAGGTACAGCACACGGTATGTACAAAGGAGTTCCAAAAATCCGCTACGACATTATCGAAAAAGTAGCGAGCAACATTGGAGCGCCGATCGTTCTTCACGGTGGTTCCGGCGTACCAGACGAAGCGATTATCGAATCCATCCGTTTGGGCGTAGGAAAAATCAATGTAAATACAGAAAGCCAAGTCGCATGCACGGAAACAGTTCGCAAAGTGCTGGCTGCTAAGCCGAATGAGATCGACCCACGCAAATACCTGAGCCCTGCTCGCGATGCGATCAAGGAAGTAGTAAAAGGAAAAATGCGCTTGTTCGGAAGCAGCAACCGCGCGTAA
- a CDS encoding CTP synthase has product MTKYIFVTGGVVSSLGKGITAASLGRLLKNRGLKVTIQKCDPYINVDPGTMSPYQHGEVFVTDDGAETDLDLGHYERFIDINLSANSNMTTGRIYSTVIAKERRGDYLGGTVQVIPHITNEIKDRIFRAGRETGADVVITEIGGTVGDIESLPFLESIRQIKSDIGRENVMYIHVTLVPYIKAAGEMKTKPTQHSVKELRSLGIQPNVIVTRTEQPMTQEMKDKLALFCDIDKNAVVECVDADSLYDVPLQLQAQGLDDYVCRHLGLTCQEADMTEWKSLVSKIKNLSKTTTIAIVGKYVELHDAYLSVAEALYHGGYANDSKVEIKWVHAEEVTPENVGELLGDVKGILVPGGFGDRGIEGKIIATRYARENKVPFLGICLGMQIAVIEFARHVAGMDGANSSEINPNTAYPVIDLLPEQKDIEDKGGTMRLGLGPTKVEEGTLTEAAYGSTLVYERHRHRYEVNNEYRDQLAQLGLRFAGTTPDGRLVEIVEVPEHPWYVATQFHPEFTSRPNRPQPLFRDFVKASLNK; this is encoded by the coding sequence ATGACGAAGTATATTTTTGTGACAGGCGGGGTTGTATCCTCGTTGGGAAAAGGAATTACAGCGGCTTCTCTGGGCCGACTCTTGAAAAATAGGGGTCTGAAGGTAACCATCCAGAAGTGTGACCCATACATCAACGTTGACCCGGGAACAATGAGTCCGTATCAACACGGGGAAGTTTTCGTAACGGACGATGGTGCGGAAACAGACCTGGACTTGGGCCACTATGAGCGCTTTATCGATATCAACCTGAGCGCTAACTCCAATATGACGACTGGTAGAATTTACTCGACTGTCATCGCCAAAGAACGCCGTGGCGACTATTTGGGAGGAACCGTTCAAGTTATTCCTCACATCACGAACGAAATCAAAGATCGCATTTTCCGTGCAGGTCGCGAAACCGGGGCAGATGTAGTGATTACCGAGATCGGTGGAACTGTAGGGGATATCGAGAGCTTGCCATTCCTTGAATCCATTCGTCAGATCAAAAGTGACATCGGTCGCGAAAACGTCATGTACATTCACGTAACCCTGGTACCATACATCAAGGCAGCAGGTGAAATGAAAACCAAGCCTACGCAACATAGCGTGAAAGAACTGCGCAGCTTGGGTATTCAACCAAATGTAATCGTGACACGTACCGAGCAACCGATGACGCAAGAAATGAAAGACAAGTTGGCTCTGTTCTGTGATATCGATAAAAATGCGGTAGTGGAATGTGTAGACGCTGATAGCCTTTACGATGTACCACTGCAATTGCAAGCACAAGGATTGGACGATTATGTATGCCGCCACTTGGGTCTGACTTGCCAAGAAGCGGATATGACAGAGTGGAAATCGCTCGTATCGAAAATCAAAAACCTGTCCAAGACGACTACCATTGCAATCGTTGGTAAATATGTAGAATTGCATGATGCGTACTTGTCCGTAGCAGAAGCGCTGTACCATGGTGGCTATGCGAACGACTCCAAAGTAGAAATCAAATGGGTGCACGCGGAAGAAGTTACGCCAGAAAATGTTGGCGAACTGCTCGGTGATGTAAAAGGTATCCTCGTACCAGGCGGCTTTGGCGATCGTGGTATCGAAGGTAAAATCATCGCTACGCGCTATGCTCGTGAAAATAAAGTACCATTCCTCGGAATTTGCCTGGGTATGCAAATCGCTGTGATCGAGTTCGCTCGCCACGTAGCGGGTATGGACGGCGCAAACAGCTCCGAGATCAACCCGAATACAGCATATCCGGTTATTGACCTCTTGCCAGAGCAAAAAGATATCGAGGACAAGGGCGGTACAATGCGTCTGGGTCTCGGTCCAACCAAAGTGGAAGAAGGCACGCTGACTGAGGCTGCATACGGAAGTACCCTGGTTTATGAGCGTCATCGTCATCGTTATGAAGTGAACAACGAATACCGTGATCAATTGGCGCAGTTGGGCTTGCGTTTTGCAGGTACAACTCCAGATGGTCGTCTGGTTGAAATCGTGGAAGTTCCAGAACATCCATGGTATGTAGCGACACAGTTCCATCCAGAGTTCACATCCCGTCCGAACCGTCCACAGCCACTGTTCCGTGACTTCGTGAAGGCTTCCCTGAACAAATAA
- a CDS encoding UDP-N-acetylglucosamine 1-carboxyvinyltransferase, with product MDKLIINGGKPLAGTVTISGAKNSAVALIPAALLADGPVVIENLPRIQDVGIYHELLQEMGADVLFEEDWMEIDGRGMRLMLMPNGRIKKLRASYYLWGALLAKFGEAQVGLPGGCDLGPRPVDLHIKGFEAMGAEVENKNGVMTIRAQNGRLQGARIYLDLVSVGATINIMLAAAKADGVTIIENAAREPEIVDVATLLNNMGANIKGAGTDMIRIQGVERLRGCRHTIIPDRIEAGTYMIAAAATNGNVMVENVIPKHLESVTAKLREIGVQVVEQDDSIQVIGYDSYRSIDVKTSPYPGFPTDLQQPITTLLTLAKGSSIVTDNIYSSRFRHVDELRRMGASLRIEGRSAVIEGGSKLNGAKVVASDLRAGAALFIAGLATNGTTELEGLEHIDRGYENLVGKLQALGADITRVGLQSMENHQR from the coding sequence ATGGATAAGCTGATCATCAACGGTGGAAAACCGCTCGCGGGGACGGTGACCATCAGCGGAGCAAAAAACAGCGCAGTCGCACTCATCCCAGCAGCGTTGCTGGCAGATGGACCCGTTGTTATTGAGAATCTCCCCCGTATTCAGGATGTAGGTATTTATCACGAGCTCTTGCAGGAAATGGGAGCTGACGTGCTGTTCGAAGAAGATTGGATGGAAATCGATGGACGCGGTATGAGGCTGATGCTCATGCCAAATGGTCGCATCAAAAAGCTTCGCGCCTCGTACTATTTGTGGGGAGCCTTGCTCGCCAAGTTCGGTGAAGCGCAGGTTGGCTTGCCAGGTGGCTGTGATTTGGGCCCGCGTCCAGTAGATTTGCATATCAAAGGCTTTGAAGCGATGGGCGCCGAGGTGGAGAACAAAAACGGAGTCATGACTATTCGTGCCCAAAATGGACGGTTGCAGGGCGCGCGAATTTATCTCGATCTGGTCAGTGTTGGTGCGACCATTAACATTATGCTGGCTGCTGCCAAAGCAGATGGTGTGACCATTATTGAAAACGCTGCCCGTGAGCCTGAGATCGTCGATGTAGCGACCTTGCTCAACAACATGGGAGCAAACATCAAAGGCGCGGGAACGGACATGATCCGCATTCAAGGCGTAGAGCGCTTGCGCGGATGCCGTCATACGATTATCCCTGATCGCATCGAAGCGGGGACGTACATGATTGCAGCAGCGGCTACGAACGGCAATGTGATGGTGGAGAATGTCATTCCAAAGCATTTGGAGTCTGTGACGGCCAAGCTGCGCGAAATCGGTGTGCAAGTGGTAGAGCAGGATGATAGTATCCAAGTCATCGGATATGATTCTTATCGATCAATCGATGTGAAAACGAGTCCGTATCCGGGTTTTCCAACGGATCTCCAGCAGCCGATCACGACCTTGCTGACTCTTGCCAAAGGCTCAAGCATCGTGACGGACAATATTTACAGCTCGCGTTTTCGACATGTAGATGAACTGCGCCGTATGGGAGCTTCCTTGAGGATTGAAGGAAGATCGGCTGTCATCGAAGGCGGAAGCAAACTGAATGGTGCCAAAGTGGTAGCTTCGGATTTGCGTGCGGGAGCAGCTCTGTTCATTGCCGGACTGGCAACAAACGGCACGACAGAATTAGAAGGACTTGAACATATAGATCGTGGCTACGAAAACTTGGTGGGCAAACTGCAAGCCTTGGGGGCCGATATTACTCGGGTAGGCCTGCAAAGCATGGAAAACCACCAGCGTTAA
- the rpoE gene encoding DNA-directed RNA polymerase subunit delta — MSQLFAHMDSEKLSEMALVDIAYEILRETNRTYNFRELMNELVAVRKLTDEQLMAIIAQVYTEINIDGRFVCLGDNVWGLKRWYPTDTVEETQEGGGTKKKKIVTEDDFDDYDSEDEGVEEFEDDDVVIFEDEEEFVDEDSEIEEEEIDGEIDEEELEDEDDEMFEEDEELEEEESDEELDDEDEK; from the coding sequence GTGAGTCAATTGTTTGCTCATATGGATTCCGAGAAACTGAGTGAGATGGCGTTAGTTGACATTGCGTATGAAATTTTGCGTGAAACTAACCGCACTTACAACTTCCGCGAGCTGATGAATGAACTGGTTGCAGTGCGCAAGCTGACAGATGAACAACTCATGGCAATCATCGCGCAAGTATACACAGAAATTAACATTGATGGCCGCTTCGTGTGCCTCGGTGACAACGTATGGGGATTGAAACGCTGGTACCCAACCGACACCGTGGAAGAAACCCAAGAGGGTGGCGGAACGAAGAAGAAGAAAATCGTCACGGAAGACGACTTCGACGATTACGATTCCGAAGACGAAGGTGTCGAAGAATTCGAGGACGACGATGTTGTCATCTTTGAGGACGAAGAGGAATTCGTTGACGAGGATTCTGAAATCGAAGAAGAAGAAATCGATGGAGAAATCGACGAGGAAGAACTCGAAGACGAAGATGATGAGATGTTCGAAGAGGACGAAGAGCTTGAGGAAGAGGAATCTGACGAAGAGCTCGACGACGAAGACGAGAAATAG